The following are encoded together in the Parasteatoda tepidariorum isolate YZ-2023 unplaced genomic scaffold, CAS_Ptep_4.0 HiC_scaffold_591, whole genome shotgun sequence genome:
- the LOC139424891 gene encoding tigger transposable element-derived protein 1-like: MWRSNQRAWVTQYLFKEWLFKVCAPSIKDYLDTNDLPLKALLLLDNAPGHPKDLEDNLLTDFPWLTVQFLPPNTTSLIQPMDQEVIAAFKKLYTRALFRRCFEASQFSSTMTLKKFWKEKFDILEAIRIIQKAWSEVTQRQLISAWRKLCPSFVQGDGGDQGDAPEIMDEILTTASDLEVEVNEDDIEELIMGHEDELTTEEL, translated from the coding sequence ATGTGGAGATCGAATCAGAGGGCATGGGTCACGCAGTATCTTTTCAAAGAATGGCTATTTAAAGTTTGTGCCCCGAGCATCAAGGACTACCTTGATACCAATGACTTGCCGTTGAAAGCACTGCTGCTATTGGACAATGCACCAGGACACCCAAAGGATCTTGAAGATAATTTGTTGACAGACTTTCCCTGGCTGACAGTTCAGTTTTTACCTCCGAATACGACTTCGCTGATTCAGCCGATGGATCAGGAGGTTATTGCGGCTTTCAAGAAATTGTACACTCGCGCGCTGTTTCGTCGGTGTTTTGAAGCAAGCCAATTCTCCTCaacaatgactttaaaaaagttttggaaagaaaaatttgacattCTTGAAGCTATTCGTATCATTCAAAAGGCGTGGTCAGAAGTCACACAGCGACAGTTGATTTCTGCTTGGCGGAAGCTGTGTCCATCCTTCGTTCAAGGAGACGGAGGTGATCAGGGAGACGCCCCTGAAATTATGGATGAAATTTTGACAACTGCTAGCGATCTGGAAGTGGAGGTGAACGAGGATGATATAGAAGAGCTCATAATGGGACATGAAGATGAACTGACGACAGAAGAactctaa
- the LOC139424889 gene encoding tigger transposable element-derived protein 1-like yields MPITQEKAREIFEKLKEQTPGSSSEELEFKATTGWFTKFKRRSGIKHVLMHGESASADKEAAEKYCLKFQEFIETKGYRPQQIFNCDETGLFWKRMPNRTYITKDEKSVPGHKPMKDRLTLLLGANASGDMKLKPLLVYHSENPRALKKIP; encoded by the coding sequence ATGCCAATCACTCAAGAGAAGGCTAgagaaatttttgagaaattgaaaGAACAAACTCCAGGTTCATCATCCGAGGAGTTAGAATTCAAGGCTACCACTGGCTGGtttacaaagtttaaaagaagGTCTGGAATTAAACATGTATTAATGCATGGTGAGTCTGCTAGTGCAGATAAAGAAGCAGCTGAGAAGTACTGtctcaaatttcaagaattcaTTGAAACAAAAGGGTATCGTccacaacaaatatttaattgtgatGAAACTGGTTTGTTTTGGAAGCGCATGCCGAACCGTACCTACATCACGAAAGATGAGAAAAGTGTTCCTGGGCATAAACCTATGAAAGACCGATTGACGTTACTTTTGGGAGCTAACGCTAGTGGTGATATGAAGCTTAAACCACTTCTCGTTTACCACTCTGAGAATCccagagcattaaaaaaaattccataa
- the LOC139424892 gene encoding centrosomal protein of 120 kDa-like (The sequence of the model RefSeq protein was modified relative to this genomic sequence to represent the inferred CDS: added 118 bases not found in genome assembly) — MITHPDVEVHPKREVSIPHGYCSFNFATTFSMLKSTFWETPLILEILHRKKDGQEQLVGTARINLFQVLDAPSLSHVVDKKHGKRQMNTCKVMVMSPEGYEIGEIFASLSLIDFGPTSVLCDHHSSKSSLPCYNEVRSAIPSFTLPIMRQNGLTQDELLQAALEVELWQERQREIFRVQLKEKEMQHLSFLTSEWKQRDKERELLLQRKLQECQKLEDKLKVTLKDAELKEKQLSSQETELSMKLLKLDKEKEQHQRETKNQIESIKHEYNEMLTMERMKSRELEQKNSSLIRQIKELERDIQDQRAVFESLKMQANKDPDVHLRTEVNILIMEKAELQQKLETALSSKQKYKIQWGQVVRQMSALQQKLHNMECLEKERKEKISSFQQRILSSEEKNAVQTNDEIHGIVKEKVESLKSVVSPESIKQQMRQMSLAVHGAETSHLNSPIQNHHLISNATVNRLISNGPLQNSSAKCLTSISDEVTEKHNSNEHSSPSGLEKSPVSMTLHSKPSGIPKLSKDLPDLNGNTTSKDNNFLQKLLADKEKLILSGYKEQHKAIKDLNIHIDKAKLTSK, encoded by the exons CTCCTCTTATTTTGGAAATTCTGCACAGAAAAAAGGATGGTCAAGAGCAACTTGTAGGAACTGctagaataaatttgtttcaagttttAGATGCGCCATCTCTTAGTCACGTG gttGATAAGAAACATGGTAAACGTCAAATGAACACATGCAAAGTTATGGTTATGTCTCCTGAAgg ATATGAAATAGGAGAAATATTTGCTTCCTTGTCATTGATTGATTTCGGGCCTACATCTGTTCTGTGTGATCATCATTCTTCTAAATCCAGTTTACCCTGCTATAATgag gttcGCAGTGCGATACCCAGTTTTACTCTTCCTATAATGAGACAAAATGGTTTGACTCAAGATGAGTTACTGCAGGCTGCATTAGAGGTAGAGCTTTGGCAAGAGCGCCAAAGGGAAATTTTCCGTGTTCAG cttaaggaaaaagaaatgcaaCACTTATCATTTCTGACATCTGAATGGAAACAAAGAGATAAAGAAAGAGAATTATTATTACAACGAAAG CTTCAAGAGTGCCAAAAATTAGAAGATAAATTGAAAGTAACTTTGAAGGATgctgaattaaaagaaaaacaattatcttcTCAAGAAACAGAG cTTTCTATGAAacttcttaaacttgataaaGAGAAAGAACAACAccaaagagaaacaaaaaatcaaattgaatctATCAAGCATGAATATAATGAGATGCTAACCATGGAAAG aaTGAAGTCTAGAGAATTAGAACAGAAAAACAGTTCTTTGATTCGTCAG ATCAAGGAATTAGAGCGTGATATCCAAGATCAACGTGCTGtctttgaaagtttgaaaatgcAAGCAAACAAAGATCCGGATGTTCATTTGCGAACAGAAGTTAATATTCTTATCatggaaaaa gcAGAACTTCAACAGAAACTTGAGACTGCCTTATCATCAAAACAAAAGTACAAAATTCAGTGGGGTCAAGTAGTACGCCAAATGTCTGCTCTTCAGCAGAAACTTCATAATATGGAGTGCTtagaaaaagagagaaaggaaaaaatttcatctttccAGCAAAGAATTTTATCATCTGAAGAGAAGAATGCTGTGCAAACTAATGATGAAATTCATGGTATTGTGAAAGAAAAAGTTGAGAg CTTGAAATCTGTTGTATCCCCTGAAAGTATTAAACAGCAGATGCGCCAGATGTCTTTAGCTGTGCATGGTGCAGAAACATCTCATTTAAACAGCCCTATTCAAAACCACCACTTAATTTCTAATGCTACTGTGAACAGGCTGATATCTAATGGTCCTTTGCAGAACTCTAGTGCCAAATGTTTAACTAGTATTTCAGATGAAGTGACTGAAAAACACAATTCAAATGAACACTCTAGTCCTTCAGGATTAGAGAAAAGTCCTGTTTCTATGACTTTACACTCAAAGCCATCAGGTATTCCAAAACTCTCAAAAGACTTACCAGATCTGAATGGTAATACTACTTCTAAAgacaataattttcttcaaaaattacttGCTGACaaggaaaaacttattttgtctGGTTACAAAGAACAGCATAAAGCTATAAAGGATCTTAACATTCATATTGATAAAGCAAAGCTAAcatcaaaatga